From the Priestia filamentosa genome, the window AAAGAATTTATCGTGCCGAACAACAAAATCAACGAAGGAGAGTAAGAAAACTTCAACGTTTACTCCTCCGGAGTAAAGCAAATCTACTACTTTCCATTCGCAGAGTGACGCAACAAAATACAGGCAAGCGAACACCTGGTGCAGATGGCTATACAGCCTTAA encodes:
- a CDS encoding reverse transcriptase N-terminal domain-containing protein, encoding MNTSLRASAHVSHKGWYSINWNTIQRYVTKLRQRIYRAEQQNQRRRVRKLQRLLLRSKANLLLSIRRVTQQNTGKRTPGADGYTAL